Proteins encoded by one window of Arachis ipaensis cultivar K30076 chromosome B04, Araip1.1, whole genome shotgun sequence:
- the LOC110270524 gene encoding nucleolin-like gives MVGRYSLDAWHLLATSSGASGGFVSVDSSRSDGGCEILNSQNPNRVSMGLIQENANTLEQETDGYIVDEPDDEDEEEEEDEIEESDEDEESRNHGKARTPDEAGKGYNLRVDPPRHSASRYTPFVFKKAAKKCKNLVKDVKWAMRK, from the exons ATGGTGGGTAGGTATTCCTTGGATGCGTGGCATTTGTTAGCCACTTCGTCCGGTGCTTCTGGAGGGTTTGTATCTGTTGACTCTAGTAGGAGTGACGGTGGTTGTGAGATTCTTAATAGTCAAAACCCTAATCGTGTTTCAATGGGTCTTATTCAAGAAAATGCTAACACACTTGAACAAGAGACTGATGGGTATATAGTAGATGAACCGGATGACGAagacgaggaggaggaggaggatgaaatAGAGGAGTCCGACGAGGATGAAGAATCCCGTAATCATG GTAAGGCACGTACTCCAGATGAGGCAGGAAAAGGTTACAATCTCAGGGTTGATCCTCCACGTCATAGTGCTAGTCGGTACACTCCTTTTGTGTTCAAAAAGGCCGCCAAGAAATGCAAGAATCTTGTGAAGGATGTAAAGTGGGCAATGAGAAAGTAG
- the LOC107638815 gene encoding pentatricopeptide repeat-containing protein At1g02060, chloroplastic-like produces the protein MRSGLRWATAEDLNSGPQSLLSQVFTKERFIPISNFSSNPCAVLRKLWSEKTDNHTRVQELHQNEKPRSRNSCKRAKDMANLINYKPWSNQLLSSFTTLLSKTNVLQTLRHIKEPSKAFQFFKWAHEMGFPHNAQSYFMMLEILGRQRNLNVARNFLFSIEKKSNGEVKLEDRFFNSLIRSYGEAGLFKESIKLFETMKSIGVSPSVVTFNSVLSILLRRGRTNMARAVYDEMLGTYGVTPDVYTYNILIRGFCKNSYIEEGFWFFKEMTSFDCDPDVVTYNTLVDGLCKAGKVSIAHNLVNGMNKKCKDLNSDIVTYTTLIRGYCMKQQVDKALFLLEEMTSRGLKPNVITYNTLIKGLCEGQKLDKVKDILGQMMGDGTFVPDTYTFNILIHAHCSSGNLDEAFKVFENMKNLQVPADSASYSVLIRSLCQRGDYDAAEKLFDELYENETLLSNYGSKPIAASYSPIFQYLCEHGKSKKAEKVLRQLMKRGTQDHLSYKTVIMGHCKEGAYENGYGILVWMLRRDFVPDFEIYDCLIDGFLRKDKPLLAKETLEKMLKSSYKPKTSTLHSILARILEKGCVHESTSLIVMMLERNIRQNINLSTENLLLLFGSGLRDKAFQIIELHYKNGYRVKIEEVVQFLCQRGKLPEACKMLLFSMEHHRNIDIDLCNSVIAALCKINKVSEAFNLCYELAEKGLHQELTCLNDLIAALEAGGRLKEAAFISKRMPRVDLK, from the exons ATGAGAAGTGGTCTGAGATGGGCTACAGCTGAGGATTTAAACAGTGGCCCTCAGAGTCTCTTATCACAAGTATTTACCAAGGAGCGTTTCATTCCAATCTCCAACTTCAGCTCTAATCCCTGTGCTGTTCTCAG GAAGTTATGGTCTGAGAAGACAGATAATCATACTAGGGTTCAAGAGCTCCACCAAAATGAGAAACCCAGATCAAGGAATTCGTGTAAAAGAGCCAAAGACATGGCTAATCTCATCAATTACAAACCTTGGTCAAATCAGTTGCTGTCTTCATTCACTACCCTTCTTTCCAAAACCAATGTGCTTCAGACTTTACGCCATATCAAGGAACCTTCCAAGGCCTTTCAGTTCTTCAAGTGGGCACATGAAATGGGTTTCCCGCACAATGCTCAATCCTACTTCATGATGTTGGAAATCCTTGGTCGTCAGAGGAATCTCAATGTTGCTAGgaattttctgttttccattgagAAAAAGTCCAATGGAGAAGTCAAGCTTGAGGATAGGTTCTTCAATAGCTTAATTAGAAGTTATGGTGAAGCCGGCCTCTTCAAAGAATCCATTAAGCTTTTTGAGACTATGAAATCAATTGGTGTATCACCATCTGTGGTCACATTCAACAGTGTTTTGTCTATATTGCTAAGGCGGGGCCGGACCAATATGGCAAGAGCTGTGTACGATGAAATGCTTGGGACATACGGTGTCACTCCAGATGTGTACACATACAATATTTTGATCAGAGGGTTTTGCAAGAATTCCTACATTGAAGAAGGGTTTTGGTTCTTTAAAGAGATGACGAGCTTTGATTGCGATCCGGATGTTGTTACATATAATACACTCGTTGATGGCTTGTGTAAAGCAGGGAAGGTTAGTATAGCGCATAACTTAGTGAATGGTATGAACAAGAAATGCAAAGATTTGAATTCTGATATTGTGACTTACACAACTTTGATTAGAGGGTATTGTATGAAACAACAAGTAGATAAAGCATTGTTTCTTCTTGAAGAGATGACTAGTAGGGGGCTAAAGCCAAATGTAATTACGTACAATACTCTGATAAAAGGATTATGTGAGGGACAAAAGTTGGACAAGGTAAAGGATATTTTGGGCCAAATGATGGGAGATGGGACTTTCGTACCAGATACATATACCTTCAATATATTAATTCATGCACATTGTTCTTCAGGAAACCTGGATGAAGCATTTAAGGTGtttgaaaacatgaaaaacctTCAAGTCCCAGCAGATTCAGCCTCGTACAGTGTTCTGATTCGGAGTTTGTGTCAGAGAGGTGACTATGATGCAGCAGAGAAGCTGTTTGATGAATTATATGAGAATGAAACCTTGTTAAGTAATTATGGTTCCAAGCCAATTGCTGCCTCATATAGTCCTATTTTTCAATATTTGTGTGAACATGGGAAATCTAAGAAGGCTGAGAAGGTACTTAGACAGCTAATGAAAAGGGGAACACAAGATCACCTATCATATAAGACCGTGATTATGGGGCACTGTAAAGAAGGCGCATATgaaaatggttatgggattttggtATGGATGCTAAGAAGAGATTTTGTTCCTGATTTTGAGATATATGATTGTTTGATTGATGGTTTTCTTCGGAAGGATAAGCCTCTTCTTGCAAAGGAGACTCTAGAGAAAATGCTAAAGAGCTCATATAAACCTAAAACATCTACCTTGCATTCTATATTGGCAAGAATTTTGGAAAAAGGTTGTGTTCATGAGTCTACCTCCCTTATTGTCATGATGCTGGAGAGAAATATTAGACAAAATATAAACCTGTCAACTGAGAATTTACTGCTCCTTTTTGGCTCTGGACTGCGAGATAAAGCATTTCAGATTATTGAGTTGCACTATAAGAATGGATACCGTGTTAAAATAGAAGAAGTGGTTCAATTCCTTTGCCAAAGAGGAAAGCTACCAGAAGCATGCAAGATGTTGTTGTTTAGTATGGAACATCATAGAAATATTGATATTGACTTGTGTAATTCAGTTATTGCGGCCCTTTGTAAAATTAACAAGGTTTCAGAAGCATTTAATTTATGCTATGAATTAGCAGAGAAAGGTTTACATCAGGAACTGACATGCCTAAATGATCTGATAGCAGCTCTAGAGGCAGGAGGGAGATTAAAGGAAGCTGCATTTATATCGAAGAGAATGCCAAGAGTCGACCTAAAGTGA
- the LOC107638819 gene encoding uncharacterized protein LOC107638819 — protein sequence MRSGLIWATAEDLAKNRGRVLSLYRQILRSLNSPKLPLTFAARLAKKAEVRAMFWVGSDERSLHNIADLIDAAEYSLSFLKKGELPPRYIT from the coding sequence ATGAGAAGTGGTCTGATATGGGCTACAGCTGAGGATTTAGCTAAGAACAGAGGGCGAGTCCTGTCACTATACCGTCAGATATTGCGAAGCCTTAACTCGCCGAAGTTGCCACTCACATTTGCAGCTAGATTAGcgaagaaagcagaggttcgtgCAATGTTCTGGGTAGGTTCGGACGAGCGCTCATTGCACAATATTGCTGACCTCATTGATGCCGCAGAGTACTCTCTTTCCTTTCTCAAGAAAGGCGAGCTTCCTCCTCGCTACATcacctaa
- the LOC107638817 gene encoding LOB domain-containing protein 4, with protein sequence MKEQGGGGGRKQGAASPCAACKLLRRRCAQDCVFAPYFPADEPHKFANVHRVFGASNVNKMLQDLPMHQRRDAVSSMVYEANARVRDPVYGCVGAISSLQQQIDVLQAQLAIAQAEVVHLKMRQPNYISNGMGPNSPTNSGSPPSKVMDSQAKPIFGMDMVVDQTSYDDSMWS encoded by the exons ATGAAGGAACAAGGTGGTGGTGGAGGGAGGAAGCAGGGTGCAGCATCACCATGTGCAGCATGCAAGCTTCTAAGGAGAAGGTGTGCACAAGATTGTGTATTTGCTCCCTATTTCCCAGCTGATGAACCCCACAAGTTTGCTAATGTTCATAGAGTCTTTGGTGCCAGCAATGTCAACAAGATGCTTCAG GACCTTCCAATGCATCAAAGAAGGGATGCAGTGAGTAGCATGGTGTATGAGGCCAATGCTAGAGTCCGAGACCCTGTTTATGGTTGTGTAGGTGCAATTTCTTCTCTTCAACAACAAATTGATGTGCTACAAGCCCAATTGGCCATAGCCCAAGCTGAGGTGGTCCACCTTAAGATGCGCCAACCCAATTACATTTCTAATGGGATGGGCCCCAATAGCCCAACCAATAGTGGGTCCCCACCATCGAAAGTTATGGACTCACAGGCCAAGCCTATTTTTGGCATGGACATGGTGGTGGACCAGACCAGCTATGATGATTCAATGTGGTCATAA